The Clostridioides difficile genome has a segment encoding these proteins:
- a CDS encoding endonuclease MutS2, with translation MNSNTIERLQVNEVKELIKIHCVSSLGRNLIDKLTPSGNIEVVRRKLKENKEARKIVENSNHIPLEGLFNAGSTIDKIEKGMIIEPIELVNIEDFLRGCRKMKAFMLDKEFYSPTLSSYALNITECKNIEEEINYCIKSNKVDSNASKELKKVRRNIEITEGKIKDRLNKFITSSINKKYIQEFIISKRNDRYVIPIKSSYKNEVDGTILDTSSKGNTVFIEPISVSNLSTELTMLKADEAIEEYKILSYLTELIFDKITQIKLNIEILSEYDMVFAKAKYSQKINGITPKINNNGYIKIIKGKHPLLTGDVVPLDFEIGKNYRSLVITGPNAGGKTVTLKTVGLLTLMVQCGLDISAKEDSELSVFEKVFVDIGDNQSIENALSTFSSHIKNIAEIMNSSNNSTLVLFDEIGSGTEPNEGAGLAISLLEEFYSMGCITIASTHYGEIKKFANLHPEFENAGMMFDKETLEPLYKLTIGKSEDSNALFISKKMGIKNKVLSRAKEYITDRNYNLDLIKRSRLQSNTETKNNIESISHYTEYNTGDKVKLLDENDFGVVYKPRDKFNNVEVLFKDNFTLVNIKRLELSIKAEELYPEGYDLNSLFTSFKDRKLEKDIQRGSKKALKQIQKEIRENRKQI, from the coding sequence ATGAATAGTAATACAATTGAAAGACTACAAGTAAATGAAGTTAAAGAATTAATAAAAATACATTGTGTAAGTTCACTTGGAAGAAATCTAATAGACAAATTAACTCCTAGTGGAAATATTGAAGTAGTAAGAAGAAAATTAAAAGAAAATAAAGAAGCTAGAAAAATAGTTGAAAATAGCAATCATATACCACTTGAAGGGTTGTTTAATGCAGGTTCTACAATAGATAAAATTGAAAAGGGAATGATAATAGAACCTATTGAACTTGTAAATATAGAGGATTTTTTAAGAGGTTGTAGGAAGATGAAAGCTTTTATGTTAGACAAAGAATTTTATTCACCTACATTAAGTTCTTATGCTTTAAATATAACAGAATGTAAAAACATAGAGGAAGAGATAAACTACTGCATAAAATCAAACAAAGTTGATTCTAATGCCAGTAAAGAATTAAAAAAGGTAAGACGAAATATAGAAATTACAGAAGGAAAAATAAAAGATAGGTTAAATAAGTTTATAACATCAAGTATAAATAAAAAGTATATACAAGAATTTATAATAAGTAAAAGAAATGATAGATATGTAATACCAATTAAATCTTCTTATAAAAATGAAGTTGATGGTACTATACTAGATACTTCATCAAAAGGAAATACTGTATTCATTGAACCAATAAGTGTATCAAATTTAAGTACAGAATTGACTATGTTAAAGGCGGATGAGGCTATTGAAGAATATAAGATATTATCTTATTTAACGGAGCTTATATTTGATAAAATAACTCAGATAAAGTTAAATATAGAAATACTTTCTGAATATGATATGGTATTTGCGAAAGCCAAATATAGTCAAAAAATAAATGGTATTACTCCAAAAATAAACAACAATGGATATATAAAAATAATCAAAGGGAAGCACCCACTTTTAACAGGGGATGTAGTACCTTTAGATTTTGAAATAGGTAAAAATTATAGGAGCCTTGTAATAACAGGACCTAATGCAGGTGGAAAAACTGTAACTCTTAAGACTGTTGGTCTATTAACTTTGATGGTTCAATGTGGACTTGATATTTCTGCTAAAGAAGACAGCGAACTAAGTGTATTTGAAAAAGTGTTTGTAGATATAGGAGATAATCAAAGTATTGAAAATGCTCTAAGTACTTTTTCATCACACATAAAAAATATTGCTGAAATTATGAATTCATCAAATAATTCCACACTTGTTCTATTTGATGAAATAGGTAGTGGAACTGAACCTAATGAGGGTGCAGGACTAGCAATATCATTGTTAGAAGAATTTTATAGTATGGGATGTATAACAATAGCATCAACTCATTATGGAGAGATAAAAAAGTTTGCTAACTTGCATCCAGAATTTGAAAATGCAGGTATGATGTTTGATAAAGAAACTTTAGAACCATTATATAAGTTAACAATAGGAAAATCTGAAGATAGTAATGCTCTTTTTATTTCTAAGAAGATGGGAATAAAAAATAAGGTATTAAGTAGAGCTAAAGAATATATAACTGATAGAAACTACAATTTAGATTTAATTAAGAGAAGTAGATTACAATCCAATACTGAAACTAAAAATAATATTGAATCTATTTCCCATTATACAGAGTATAATACAGGTGATAAAGTAAAATTATTGGATGAAAATGATTTTGGAGTTGTATATAAACCTAGAGATAAATTTAATAATGTAGAAGTATTATTTAAAGACAATTTTACTTTAGTAAATATAAAAAGATTAGAACTTAGTATAAAAGCAGAAGAGTTATATCCAGAAGGATATGATTTAAATTCATTGTTTACTAGTTTTAAAGATAGAAAATTGGAAAAAGATATTCAAAGAGGCTCAAAAAAAGCTCTTAAACAGATTCAAAAAGAAATTAGAGAAAATAGAAAACAAATATAA
- a CDS encoding ATP-binding protein: MLKGSYNKRQIIILSNQLLIILFLIYEFLNNKNIKSISIFNLLLVSIIAVDIMYIELINLKQNRVLVQFTNLLVLISWYFLFLFDNSKISYELIFLLSPIIVFESVRFLFVFFFQDYKYNYQKSLEFILKLMCVLTVVSKFIDNHLFALLYLLQIIISFISFIFLIILYKKTVILVLKYEKRNFIYSAILLFTFLVYAIIFAKKQEYVENLGMYLIVSLTIFSIHNIAIKDKGNIKQNTMLNSKKRLIFFSSISVFFIGVGKLLNFNIITYFIIIHCIFWFILLYFILIYTNIDDIIYNKNSVEKFNLQESNLINNLMQIYKEEELKEDFSNYLHDEVLQDLLSIKNMMKKSEKPDVKYIIISTLEKLNLSIRNQMQDYHPILLKTLTLKENIENMFVMVRGNYLSKNIEICFKCEDNIFLAEPYNFIVYRILKELVTNAFKHSNCSKIEISLIQKNKYIILSVLDNGVGVENEYDLIRHQNNGLSSIQEQLHRLNGVLNIDKTASGLGISVKIPMEGENYYKYFINR; encoded by the coding sequence ATGTTGAAAGGCAGTTATAATAAAAGACAGATTATCATATTATCAAATCAATTATTGATAATATTATTTCTAATTTATGAATTTTTAAATAATAAAAATATCAAAAGTATTTCCATTTTCAATCTTTTACTTGTATCTATTATAGCTGTTGATATAATGTACATTGAATTAATTAATTTGAAACAAAATAGAGTGCTTGTACAATTCACAAACTTGCTTGTTTTGATTTCTTGGTACTTTCTATTTTTATTTGATAACAGTAAAATATCTTATGAATTAATTTTTTTACTAAGTCCCATTATCGTTTTTGAAAGTGTAAGATTTTTATTTGTATTTTTCTTTCAAGATTACAAATACAACTACCAGAAAAGCTTAGAATTTATATTGAAACTTATGTGTGTTTTGACAGTAGTTTCAAAATTTATTGATAATCATCTATTTGCACTACTTTACTTATTACAAATAATTATAAGTTTTATAAGCTTTATATTCTTAATTATCTTATATAAAAAGACTGTGATACTTGTTTTGAAGTATGAAAAAAGAAATTTTATATATTCAGCTATTTTATTATTTACATTTCTTGTATATGCTATAATTTTTGCTAAAAAACAGGAATATGTTGAGAATTTAGGAATGTATTTAATTGTATCATTAACCATATTCAGTATACATAATATTGCTATAAAAGATAAAGGTAATATAAAACAAAATACTATGTTAAATAGTAAAAAAAGACTGATTTTCTTCTCTTCAATAAGTGTATTTTTTATTGGGGTTGGAAAACTATTAAACTTTAATATAATTACATATTTTATAATAATACATTGTATATTTTGGTTTATTTTACTTTATTTTATTTTAATTTATACAAATATTGATGACATCATCTACAATAAAAATTCAGTAGAAAAATTTAATTTGCAAGAAAGTAATTTAATAAATAATCTAATGCAGATATATAAGGAGGAAGAGCTTAAAGAGGATTTTTCTAATTATCTACATGATGAAGTATTACAAGATTTACTATCTATTAAAAATATGATGAAAAAATCTGAAAAGCCAGATGTAAAATACATAATCATAAGTACACTAGAAAAATTGAACTTATCTATTCGCAATCAAATGCAAGATTACCATCCAATACTGTTAAAAACACTTACATTAAAAGAAAATATAGAAAATATGTTTGTCATGGTAAGAGGTAATTATTTATCTAAAAACATAGAGATTTGTTTTAAATGTGAAGATAATATATTTTTGGCTGAGCCATATAATTTTATTGTATATCGTATATTAAAAGAGCTAGTAACAAATGCTTTTAAACATTCAAATTGTTCTAAAATCGAAATTTCACTAATTCAAAAAAATAAATATATAATTCTTTCAGTATTAGATAATGGAGTAGGTGTGGAAAATGAATATGATTTAATAAGACATCAAAATAATGGGCTGTCGTCTATTCAAGAACAATTACATAGGCTAAATGGTGTTCTTAATATTGATAAGACAGCTTCTGGCTTAGGTATTAGTGTGAAAATTCCTATGGAAGGAGAGAATTATTATAAATATTTTATTAATAGATGA
- a CDS encoding ABC transporter ATP-binding protein → MDVLLSVKDVTKVYSKNKKPSLNHVSFEVNSGEFVGIMGASGSGKTTLLNALSTIDSVNSGEIVINGVNLKKLNNNSSADFIKNNIGFIFQEYFLIDSLNVFENIAVPLTLKDMQPSEIEDSVKLLTKRFGIDSILYKYPNELSGGQCQRVAAARAIIKKPSIILADEPTGALDSVSANELLKTLSDVNRELKTTILMVTHDAYVASFCNRILVFRDGQIIDELQKNEKNHKDFFEAIVTKTTKLEEVY, encoded by the coding sequence ATGGATGTTTTATTATCTGTAAAAGATGTAACAAAGGTTTATAGTAAAAATAAAAAACCAAGTTTGAATCATGTTTCATTTGAGGTGAATTCTGGTGAATTTGTTGGAATTATGGGAGCATCAGGTTCTGGAAAAACAACTTTACTAAACGCATTATCTACAATAGATAGTGTAAATAGTGGTGAGATAGTAATTAATGGTGTAAATTTAAAAAAATTAAATAATAACTCTTCTGCGGATTTTATAAAGAATAATATTGGATTTATATTCCAAGAATACTTTTTGATTGATAGTTTGAATGTTTTTGAAAATATAGCTGTACCACTTACTTTAAAAGATATGCAACCAAGTGAAATTGAAGATTCTGTCAAGTTGTTGACAAAACGTTTTGGAATAGATTCAATTTTGTATAAGTATCCAAATGAATTGTCTGGTGGTCAATGTCAAAGGGTTGCTGCAGCAAGAGCGATTATAAAAAAACCATCTATAATACTTGCAGATGAACCAACTGGAGCACTTGATTCAGTATCAGCAAATGAGTTACTAAAAACACTAAGTGATGTAAATCGAGAATTAAAAACTACTATATTGATGGTAACACATGATGCTTATGTAGCTAGTTTTTGTAATAGAATTTTGGTTTTTAGAGATGGCCAAATTATAGATGAACTTCAAAAAAATGAAAAAAACCATAAAGATTTCTTTGAAGCTATAGTTACTAAGACTACTAAACTAGAAGAAGTATATTAG
- a CDS encoding ABC transporter permease: MNIYDIAKKNLKKNFSFYSLYLFSVAFILMIFFSFVSFSMNDIIMNKISSDGRVETMIKTISIFIISFVLFYMLYSNRFFIRRRMRELGIYTLMGYRKSNMLKLVMIENVFICMIAFIIGVLTGSLLHKLIIYIIVHSLNLNIDNSKIPFFNISAIISSLLFLIVILLVLYFSNWKLIQRNSLLNLVKIEQNEEKQIRIKPLIAFIGIFMLVLGYILAFDMTRGRDSVWYSIGFSPIALLTLFCVVVGTVFFINSFLPYTIRILKTKKNHFYREIQIITIPKFIYSIRSNAKTLILLTLLSAGTLCIFASTVLSIYYPVVAVSRIVPSAIEFKVGEKINVDKIINDVKNSELVENFKYKKINIIKVNSLSKDLPIEYSIGKDKGRISGFDCISESDYIELTKQQGKKLDFKHLNYDESVLVKYRPSKKNVDKGKTLNLDLHSDKKVDVVIKDTTLDNPISFSNSVGTLIVSDGLYNEISSYNNLSRSSIISIDGKDMRDDKEVYEKLKKLLGDNPYFISAYQRKSEIVHESSSTFLLISFLSVIFFIATGSMLYFHSISNAIYDRNSFNILSKIGYSQKNIKKIIKNQILVFFSIPYVLGMLHSIFGLIAYKSALIDNILGSNTPIIIPIVFASVIFTLVCVGYYVLTKYSCYKIILKK, translated from the coding sequence ATGAACATATATGATATTGCTAAAAAGAATCTTAAGAAAAACTTTTCATTTTATTCATTGTATTTGTTTTCTGTAGCTTTTATACTCATGATATTTTTTAGCTTTGTATCTTTTTCTATGAATGATATTATAATGAATAAAATTTCATCTGATGGAAGAGTAGAAACTATGATAAAAACTATTTCAATTTTTATAATTTCATTTGTATTATTCTATATGCTTTACTCAAATAGATTTTTTATAAGACGTAGAATGAGAGAGCTTGGCATATATACCTTGATGGGATATAGAAAATCAAATATGTTAAAATTAGTTATGATAGAAAATGTATTTATTTGTATGATTGCTTTTATTATAGGTGTTTTAACTGGCTCATTGTTACATAAGCTTATTATATATATAATTGTACATTCATTAAATTTAAATATAGATAATTCAAAGATACCTTTTTTTAATATAAGTGCTATTATTTCTAGTCTATTGTTTTTAATTGTTATATTACTTGTACTATATTTTTCAAATTGGAAATTGATTCAGAGAAATTCTCTTCTTAACTTAGTTAAAATAGAACAGAATGAAGAAAAACAGATTAGAATAAAACCTTTGATAGCTTTTATAGGTATTTTTATGCTTGTATTGGGATATATACTAGCTTTTGATATGACTAGAGGAAGGGATTCTGTTTGGTATAGTATTGGTTTTTCTCCAATTGCTTTATTGACATTGTTTTGTGTAGTTGTTGGAACTGTCTTTTTTATAAATTCATTTTTACCTTATACTATTAGAATATTAAAGACTAAAAAAAATCATTTTTATAGAGAAATACAGATTATTACAATTCCTAAGTTTATTTACTCCATACGTTCTAATGCTAAAACCTTAATTTTATTAACTTTACTGTCAGCAGGGACATTATGTATATTTGCATCAACTGTTTTGTCAATTTATTATCCTGTAGTGGCAGTTTCTCGTATAGTACCTTCTGCTATTGAATTTAAAGTTGGAGAAAAAATTAATGTTGATAAAATTATTAATGATGTAAAAAATAGCGAACTAGTAGAAAACTTTAAATACAAAAAAATAAATATTATAAAGGTAAATTCTTTATCAAAGGATTTACCAATAGAATATTCTATTGGTAAAGATAAAGGAAGAATCTCTGGATTTGATTGTATATCAGAGTCTGATTATATAGAATTAACTAAACAGCAAGGTAAAAAGCTTGATTTTAAACATTTAAATTATGATGAAAGTGTGTTGGTAAAATATAGACCAAGTAAAAAGAATGTTGACAAAGGGAAAACCCTTAACTTAGATTTACATTCAGATAAAAAAGTAGATGTAGTTATAAAAGATACTACATTAGATAATCCAATTAGTTTTTCCAATAGTGTAGGGACACTAATAGTGTCAGATGGATTATATAATGAAATATCAAGTTACAATAATCTATCAAGAAGTTCTATTATAAGTATTGATGGAAAAGATATGAGAGATGATAAAGAAGTTTATGAAAAACTTAAAAAATTATTAGGTGATAATCCTTATTTTATAAGTGCTTATCAAAGAAAATCTGAAATTGTGCATGAAAGTAGTTCAACTTTTTTATTGATTAGTTTTCTTTCTGTTATATTTTTTATTGCTACAGGAAGTATGTTGTATTTTCACAGTATTTCTAATGCCATTTATGATAGAAATAGTTTCAATATATTGAGTAAAATAGGATATAGTCAAAAAAATATAAAGAAAATAATTAAGAATCAAATTTTAGTGTTTTTTTCTATACCATATGTATTAGGAATGTTACATAGTATCTTTGGATTAATTGCTTACAAGTCTGCTTTAATAGATAATATATTAGGAAGTAATACACCTATAATAATACCAATAGTATTTGCAAGTGTCATATTTACACTCGTATGTGTAGGATATTATGTCCTAACAAAGTATTCTTGTTATAAAATAATACTTAAAAAATAG
- a CDS encoding response regulator transcription factor, producing MNILLIDDHVLFAKSLEIALEDYTEIEKFIYIKDISQVISAIKNENPDIILIDINLGKIDNDGLTLAKDIIKIIPKVNIVMLTGYDLPVYKYEAQKMGAKGFINKNIEPDKFIEILNQIQNGYNYFPDKIKYIEELTDREKLILQFLYNGVKRKDIASKLYLSERTVSNHIQNIFDKLNVSSSLEAVTKGVQLGYIKPNM from the coding sequence ATAAATATTTTATTAATAGATGACCATGTATTATTTGCAAAAAGCTTAGAAATTGCTTTAGAAGATTATACTGAAATAGAAAAATTTATTTATATTAAAGATATTTCCCAGGTAATTTCAGCAATTAAAAATGAAAACCCAGATATAATTCTAATTGATATTAATTTAGGGAAGATTGATAATGATGGACTGACTCTAGCAAAAGACATTATAAAAATAATACCTAAAGTAAATATAGTGATGTTAACAGGTTATGATTTACCCGTATATAAGTATGAAGCTCAAAAAATGGGTGCAAAAGGTTTTATAAATAAAAATATTGAGCCAGATAAGTTTATTGAAATATTAAATCAGATTCAAAATGGATATAATTATTTTCCAGATAAAATAAAATACATTGAAGAATTAACTGATAGAGAAAAATTAATATTGCAATTTTTATATAATGGTGTTAAAAGAAAAGATATAGCAAGTAAATTATATTTAAGTGAGCGGACAGTGTCTAATCATATCCAAAATATTTTTGATAAACTAAATGTATCTTCTTCACTAGAAGCTGTCACAAAGGGGGTACAGCTTGGATATATTAAACCTAATATGTAG